In Chloroflexota bacterium, a single window of DNA contains:
- the secD gene encoding protein translocase subunit SecD translates to MMQRRPLKKRPRIGRIRWLLLLIIVLLGASIWIMTPSGSSVLHNRSKEDLGLRLGLDLRGGSELIYQVRFSDNASVADKAQVMEAVVTTIEKRVNKYGVVEPIIQKQGEDRILIQLPGIADVNEAKSLIEQTAFLEFREVEVNGSSAATLQNYLDDPSRTTFFHSSVPGSRIFYIYSGSPVPVVILNLKDGVFTYTDKDGNTVDPGTLGSDVSGAYSWMPAVGTGVKPLTGSYLTKATAQVNSQTSEISVGIQWNGEGADIFNQIAAQLYPFYSSTGSDPRNLLGIVIDGEMISSPRIMQASYESGSAEITGSFTWKEAQVLAVELTSGQLVAPIEQPLYEENISATLGADFVHKSLIAGVIGLLVVILFMVLYYRALGVLAGVALLIYTALVLAIFKLIPVTLTLAGIGGFVVSLGMAVDANVLIFERMKEELRAGSTIGAAAEAGFNRAWSAIRDSNITTFIACAVLYWLGSRIAESSQVKGFGLTLFIGVAVSMFTAITVTHSLIRFLITTRLGGRLFSPWMAQKTDS, encoded by the coding sequence ATGATGCAGCGCCGACCATTGAAGAAAAGGCCGAGGATAGGCAGAATCCGTTGGTTGCTGCTGTTGATCATTGTCTTATTGGGCGCGTCCATCTGGATAATGACACCCAGTGGGAGCAGCGTTCTGCACAACAGAAGTAAGGAAGACCTGGGGTTGCGCCTGGGGCTGGATCTCAGGGGTGGAAGCGAGCTCATCTATCAGGTTAGGTTCTCGGATAATGCTTCAGTCGCCGACAAGGCGCAGGTCATGGAGGCGGTTGTCACGACTATTGAGAAGCGGGTCAATAAATATGGGGTTGTTGAGCCCATCATCCAGAAGCAGGGAGAGGACCGCATCCTGATACAGTTGCCGGGCATCGCCGATGTTAATGAGGCCAAAAGTCTCATAGAGCAGACGGCCTTCCTCGAATTCAGGGAGGTGGAAGTTAATGGCAGTAGTGCAGCCACTCTCCAGAATTATCTTGATGATCCGAGCCGTACTACATTCTTCCACAGCTCAGTGCCGGGCAGCCGTATCTTCTATATCTATAGTGGCAGCCCGGTCCCGGTAGTAATCCTGAACTTGAAGGATGGAGTTTTCACGTATACGGACAAGGATGGGAATACGGTTGATCCAGGAACACTGGGGTCGGATGTGAGCGGAGCCTACTCCTGGATGCCGGCCGTTGGGACAGGAGTAAAGCCACTCACGGGGTCCTATCTGACGAAGGCCACCGCGCAGGTCAATAGTCAAACTAGTGAAATCAGCGTTGGTATTCAATGGAATGGAGAGGGAGCGGATATTTTCAATCAGATCGCCGCGCAGCTTTATCCCTTCTATAGCTCGACTGGGTCAGACCCGCGTAATCTGCTGGGCATTGTCATCGATGGCGAGATGATCTCCAGTCCCCGGATCATGCAGGCATCCTATGAGAGTGGCAGCGCAGAGATCACCGGAAGCTTCACCTGGAAGGAGGCGCAGGTGCTTGCTGTTGAATTGACTTCAGGTCAGTTGGTAGCTCCCATAGAACAACCACTCTACGAGGAAAATATATCAGCCACTCTGGGAGCAGATTTTGTTCATAAGTCGCTGATTGCTGGGGTAATTGGGTTACTGGTGGTGATATTGTTTATGGTGCTCTATTATCGAGCGCTCGGGGTTTTAGCTGGCGTTGCCCTGCTCATTTACACCGCTCTAGTTCTTGCCATCTTCAAGCTAATACCGGTAACTCTGACCTTGGCTGGGATAGGTGGCTTTGTTGTGTCGCTTGGTATGGCAGTAGATGCTAACGTGCTTATCTTTGAGCGGATGAAGGAGGAGTTGCGTGCCGGGAGCACTATAGGAGCGGCTGCTGAAGCTGGATTCAACCGTGCCTGGTCGGCTATCCGAGACAGCAATATTACCACCTTCATTGCTTGCGCGGTCTTATACTGGCTAGGTAGCCGCATTGCGGAAAGCTCCCAGGTGAAGGGATTCGGTTTAACTTTATTCATTGGTGTAGCGGTGAGCATGTTCACTGCCATAACCGTTACCCATAGCTTGATTCGTTTTCTCATTACTACCAGGCTGGGCGGAAGGCTTTTTAGCCCGTGGATGGCACAGAAAACCGATAGTTAA
- the secF gene encoding protein translocase subunit SecF, which translates to MFDFVGKKRWFFLVSAVIILAGLVSVFLPHGLKLGADFEESTSFVLRFSPSITEASLTQALAEAGYAGGQTTIQEATGADYVDFTIRTRLLNEKEQNNLTNSLKQLGSFETKSSGRTSAIVAAETVRNAVIAVAVASLGIALYMAWAFRKMPKPFRYGTCAIISLVHDLLVVLAVFSLFGRVFNLEINAMFITACLAIVGYSVNDTVVVFDRIRENVKKGISDEFAVTVNYSLTETLTRSLNTTLTTLLACLAVYLFVGGPMASFMLALMVGFTSGVYSSFLASQLLVVWERGEWFKFLPRIPLLRRSRA; encoded by the coding sequence TTGTTCGATTTTGTTGGCAAGAAACGTTGGTTCTTCCTGGTATCGGCAGTAATCATCCTTGCCGGGCTTGTCTCTGTTTTCCTGCCGCATGGGTTGAAGCTGGGTGCTGACTTCGAGGAGAGTACCTCTTTTGTCCTTCGCTTTAGTCCATCTATAACCGAGGCTAGCCTAACGCAGGCTTTAGCGGAGGCTGGATATGCTGGCGGTCAAACTACCATTCAGGAGGCGACAGGAGCAGATTATGTCGATTTCACGATTCGCACTCGTCTGCTGAATGAGAAGGAGCAAAATAACTTAACGAATTCCTTAAAGCAGCTCGGCTCCTTTGAAACAAAAAGCTCTGGCCGCACTAGCGCTATAGTGGCGGCAGAAACTGTGCGCAATGCAGTTATTGCCGTAGCTGTGGCCAGCCTTGGTATTGCACTTTACATGGCCTGGGCATTCCGAAAGATGCCCAAGCCATTCCGCTATGGTACCTGTGCCATCATATCCCTGGTTCATGATCTCCTGGTGGTGTTAGCAGTTTTCTCTCTTTTCGGGAGAGTGTTTAACCTGGAGATCAACGCTATGTTTATCACTGCCTGTCTGGCTATCGTGGGTTATAGTGTTAATGATACCGTCGTGGTATTCGACCGCATCAGAGAAAACGTCAAGAAGGGCATCTCGGATGAGTTTGCAGTCACCGTCAATTACAGCCTGACTGAGACGCTTACCCGTTCTCTAAATACCACGTTGACTACCCTTCTGGCTTGCCTGGCGGTGTATCTGTTTGTGGGTGGGCCGATGGCCAGCTTCATGTTAGCATTGATGGTTGGCTTTACTTCCGGCGTCTATAGCTCTTTCCTTGCCAGCCAGCTATTGGTAGTCTGGGAAAGAGGAGAATGGTTTAAATTTCTTCCCAGAATCCCCTTGCTCCGGAGGAGCAGAGCATAG
- the purL gene encoding phosphoribosylformylglycinamidine synthase subunit PurL: MPVSKEVLDEIALSEAEYQLIVQRLGREPSEVELGMFGALWSEHCGYKHSKLLLNLFPTTGKRVLVKAGEENAGAVDIGDGLSVVMKMESHNHPSAIEPFQGAATGIGGIVRDIFTMGARPIALLNSLRFGPLKEPRNRYLFNGVVGGIAAYGNCLGIPDVGGEIYFSPFYSDNPLVNAMCVGIVKSDRLVTARAAGSGNLLMLVGADTGRDGIHGASGLASRTFEKQRELRSAVQVGNPFLEKLLIEACLELAETDWIVGVQDLGAAGLTSSAVESASKGGSGIEVDTAKVPRREQGMSPYEVMLSESQERMLVVVRRGCEDKVKGLFDRWGLHSDIIGQVTDDGMARITEGERVVADVPVKLLSEPPLYRVPCRKPVWLAKLQRFDLETVPDLSPKECQPVLLRLLESPDIASKEWVYRQYDHQVQTNTVVPPGGDGAVLRIKDTMKAISLTADGNGRYCYLDPFNGGAMAVAEAARNLVCTGAEPLAITDCLNFGNPERADIYYQLKECIRGMAAACRRLNVPVISGNVSLYNETKGRAVYPTPVVGMVGLIDDVDRYCTSGFKNEGDLVFLLGDLNEGGLAGSEYLELVHGLVLGRPLIDLGLEKGVQRCCLSLIRSGVIKSAHDCSDGGLAVALAECCFFGGIGFRGGWKIRGRLDAALYGEMPSRFVVSVAPARVAGLKREATRHGIGVRRLGSVGGKKFIIEGLIDVRLERARGMWHDGLERTLREASKIRDGESVT, translated from the coding sequence GTGCCCGTCTCCAAAGAAGTCCTCGATGAAATCGCCCTCAGTGAAGCAGAGTACCAGCTCATAGTCCAGAGGCTGGGCAGGGAGCCCAGCGAGGTAGAGCTGGGGATGTTCGGCGCACTGTGGAGCGAGCACTGCGGCTACAAGCACTCCAAGCTGCTGCTGAATCTCTTTCCTACCACAGGCAAGAGGGTATTGGTCAAGGCAGGTGAGGAGAATGCCGGGGCGGTGGACATCGGCGATGGGCTGTCGGTGGTGATGAAGATGGAGTCCCACAATCACCCCTCGGCTATCGAGCCTTTCCAGGGGGCGGCCACGGGGATAGGCGGAATTGTGAGGGACATCTTCACTATGGGGGCTCGCCCCATTGCCCTGCTCAATTCTTTGAGATTCGGGCCCCTGAAGGAACCCCGCAACCGCTATCTTTTCAACGGTGTGGTGGGGGGAATCGCCGCCTACGGCAATTGTCTGGGCATCCCGGATGTGGGCGGTGAAATCTATTTCTCTCCCTTCTATTCGGACAATCCCCTGGTGAATGCCATGTGCGTTGGCATTGTTAAAAGCGACAGACTGGTCACGGCAAGAGCTGCTGGCTCTGGCAACCTTTTGATGCTGGTGGGAGCGGACACTGGCCGGGATGGGATTCACGGTGCCTCCGGCCTGGCGTCACGGACGTTTGAGAAACAAAGGGAGCTGCGCTCTGCCGTGCAGGTAGGCAATCCCTTCCTGGAGAAATTGCTCATTGAGGCCTGCCTGGAACTGGCCGAGACCGACTGGATTGTGGGGGTGCAGGACCTGGGAGCGGCTGGGCTGACCAGTAGTGCTGTGGAGTCTGCCTCCAAAGGCGGCAGCGGGATAGAGGTGGATACAGCGAAGGTCCCCCGCCGTGAGCAGGGGATGAGTCCCTATGAGGTGATGCTCTCTGAGTCCCAGGAACGGATGCTGGTTGTTGTCAGGAGAGGATGCGAAGATAAGGTCAAGGGACTTTTTGATCGCTGGGGTTTGCATTCAGACATCATAGGACAAGTCACTGATGATGGCATGGCGCGGATCACAGAGGGGGAAAGGGTGGTCGCCGATGTCCCGGTGAAACTCCTGTCAGAGCCTCCCCTCTACCGTGTCCCCTGCCGTAAACCGGTATGGCTGGCAAAACTGCAGCGCTTTGACCTGGAGACTGTGCCCGATCTTTCTCCGAAGGAATGTCAGCCGGTTCTGCTGAGGTTGCTCGAGAGCCCTGATATTGCCAGCAAGGAGTGGGTGTACCGCCAGTATGATCATCAGGTACAGACCAACACGGTGGTGCCTCCCGGAGGCGATGGGGCGGTGCTGCGCATCAAGGACACTATGAAGGCGATTTCCCTGACCGCTGATGGAAACGGACGATACTGCTATCTGGACCCCTTTAATGGTGGGGCGATGGCAGTGGCTGAAGCGGCCCGTAACCTGGTCTGCACCGGGGCTGAGCCGCTGGCTATTACTGACTGCCTCAATTTTGGCAATCCGGAAAGGGCCGATATCTATTATCAGCTCAAGGAGTGTATAAGGGGAATGGCTGCGGCCTGCCGCCGACTCAATGTCCCCGTCATCAGCGGCAATGTGAGCCTGTACAACGAGACGAAGGGCCGAGCTGTTTATCCTACCCCTGTGGTAGGGATGGTAGGTTTGATTGATGATGTGGATAGATACTGCACCAGCGGCTTTAAGAATGAGGGCGACCTGGTATTTCTCCTGGGAGACCTGAATGAAGGCGGGCTGGCGGGGAGTGAATATCTGGAACTGGTACACGGGTTGGTGCTCGGCAGGCCCTTGATAGACCTGGGATTGGAAAAAGGGGTGCAGCGATGCTGCCTTTCGCTGATCCGGAGCGGTGTGATCAAATCTGCTCATGACTGCTCTGATGGCGGGCTGGCAGTGGCCCTGGCTGAGTGCTGCTTCTTCGGAGGCATCGGGTTCAGAGGGGGTTGGAAGATCAGAGGCAGGTTAGATGCTGCTCTTTACGGTGAGATGCCTTCGAGGTTTGTGGTATCGGTGGCCCCGGCGAGGGTGGCTGGCCTGAAGAGGGAAGCAACCCGGCATGGCATCGGTGTGAGAAGGCTGGGGTCAGTGGGAGGCAAGAAGTTTATAATTGAAGGGCTCATCGACGTCAGGCTAGAGCGGGCAAGGGGAATGTGGCATGATGGACTGGAGAGGACGTTGA